The region TCTCGCAAGCCAGCCGCTGTCTCCGGAGTGAGCGGATAGCGATATCCCCGTCCGAGCGGAGCGCCACCGGTGAACGAGGATCGGCCTTCGACGTAGAGGAATTTCCCGTCCGGTCCCCGCACCAGTGCGTAGGTAGCGGTGTCCGTCTGTCTGATCGAAGCGGCGTATGCCTGCCAGCCGGTCGGAAGTTCGATGCTTTTCATTCGGTTTCTCCTTTGAGCCTTGCCGCCGCGGCGAGGAGCGCCTCCGGATTCGGCTTGGGAAGCGGCTCGAGCACGAGGGCACCGCGATAACCTATCTCAGCGAGAGCCCTCCACACCTCCCCGAAATCCAGGTGCCCGTAACCGGGGACGAATCGGTTGGAATCGGCAAGGTGGACGTGAAACAGCCTGTCTCCTGCTGTCCTGATCGCTTTGCTGATTGAAGTCTCTTCGATATTGGCATGGAACGTGTCGAACAGGATCCCCAGGTTGTCCGCCCCCACCTTCTCGATCACCGCGCGCGCCTGTTCCACCGTATTTATCAGCCGCGATTCGTAGCGGTTGAGCGGCTCGAGGGCGAGCTTGACCTCCGGCTGATATCCGGCGCAGTCACGCAGGGATTCAACGAGGAGGTCGATCGATCCACCGGCTCCGCGCAGGGAACCGATGATCACCACCGCATCGAACTCCCGCGCCAGGCGCATGTGCGCCTGGATGCGCGCGATCGCCCGACGCCGCACTCCGTCATCGGGCGATGACAGGGAGAGCCCTTCCTTGGCCGCGGCCTGCCCGGTGGTGATGGAGAAGAAGTGGAGGCCCTCCTGTGCGAGGGCCTCCTTGATCTCAGTCGGCGATAGTTTCGTCGGGTCGGTGATTGCGAGTTCAACCCCGTCGTACCCGGCCGCCTTGACTTCTCCCAACGCTGTGCGCCAATCCGCCGGTGCGAACGGCGAAAACGGCGTTTCGTCCTGTATCGGGACGATCATCCCGAGCGGCCAGTTGTTCCCTGGCATCGGTCTTAAGAGTAGCTGGAAAATCCCCGCCGCGGAAGGGCATACACCGGCTTCCATCCCGGTGAACCCGGCTCCTTTAGGTAGGGCTCCATCTCCTCTTTGGTGCGCAGGGTGACCTCCTCCACCGGCGGGACGGTCCCCGGCGGGAACCGCTCCAGGATCTCGTCGTGGACAAGGGTCAGGTAGCGCAGGATCGCTGCCACTGGGCGCTTCGCCTTCTTCGGGTCGGCCAAAGATGGCTTCCCTACCGCTCCGTGCGGCGTCGCCGCGATCTCGATCGCGATGTGTCCCTCGCCCTCCGACCAGCGGTGCGGCCGGTTGTACGGATCGACCGAGGTGTCGAAGTGCCCACCGGGCAAGAAGCTCTTCCCCTCGCCGTCGACGGCGTGCTCCATGTCGATCATCCCTTCGGGGAACAGGAGCAGGCCGAGCGA is a window of Candidatus Bipolaricaulota bacterium DNA encoding:
- a CDS encoding sugar phosphate isomerase/epimerase, translated to MIVPIQDETPFSPFAPADWRTALGEVKAAGYDGVELAITDPTKLSPTEIKEALAQEGLHFFSITTGQAAAKEGLSLSSPDDGVRRRAIARIQAHMRLAREFDAVVIIGSLRGAGGSIDLLVESLRDCAGYQPEVKLALEPLNRYESRLINTVEQARAVIEKVGADNLGILFDTFHANIEETSISKAIRTAGDRLFHVHLADSNRFVPGYGHLDFGEVWRALAEIGYRGALVLEPLPKPNPEALLAAAARLKGETE